In the genome of Thermococcus sp. MV5, the window CAAGATAGGCATGTTTTGGCACATATTCTCCAAGGAACTCATCAACTACTTCTTGATCGGGTATCTCTACTGGCTCAACTGTGTGTGTCAATATGAATGCATCAAACCCAACCATTGCCGGGAGAAGAACCCTCTCGTCCTCGGCAACTTTAAATGCTATAAGGATTAGATCCAATGCTTCTTGGTTGTTTTCAGCGTAGAATTGCATCCAACCAGTGTCTCTCTCACTTATTGTGTCTTGCCAGTCATTCCAGATGTTAATTGGGGCACTCAGTGATCTGTTACCAATTGCCATAACTATTGGAAGCCTCATACCCGCAGCTATAAAAAGAATCTCATGCATCAGGGCAAGACCCTGGGATGCAGTTGCCGTAAAAGCTCTAACACCTGCAGCGCTTGCTCCAACACATGCAGAAATTGCAGAGTGCTCACTTTCAACTTTTATAAATTCAGCGTCCATTTCCCCATCAGCCACAAATTCACTAATTTTCTCCGGAACGAGTGTTGATGGTGTGATTGGAAATGCAGCAACAACCTTTGGCTTTGCAAGTTTAGCAGCCCAAGCAGCAGCTTCATTACCCTTCATAACCTTTCTCATTGGCATTCATACCACCTCATTTGCTTTCTCTAACCATTTCAATTGCTTTAGTTGGGCATTCATTTGCACAAATTCCACAGCCCTTACAATAATCATAGTCGAAAACAGGATAGCTTTCTTCATCCAAGTATATAGCTGGTTCTGGACATAGGGTGTAACATAGGAAACATCTAATACACTTATCTTTGTCAAACTGTGGCATGAAAACTCTCCATCCACCAGTCTTGTTAACGACGCTGCTTCCAGGAATGTAGACTACTGCTCCAGGTGTCATTTTTTCACTATACTCCTTTTGCACTCTCTCAATATCAGCTTTGAACGGACTTTCAGCCATACATACCACCCCAAGTGAATTATACTCTTTTTCTTTAAATTTTTCGTAAAAATAAAAATATCAGCCGAAAACCTCGGCCTTCTTTTTGAGTTCTTCCCATTCTTTTAGTACCCATTCTTGAAGTACTTGAATATCTTCTTTGGTCATGTATTTAAATCTTCCCTGTAATTTTATGAACTCCTCAAGAGGCTTGGGTTCCTTGTTTGGTGATGGCATGTTTATCTTATACTTGCCATTTTCATACTCAAAGAGTGGGAAGTATGCTGTTTGAACTGCTAAACGAGCGAGTTCAATAGTCTTGTCAGTTGGTGCCCTCCATCCCGTTGGGCATGGAGCAAAGAGTTGTATGAACGATGGACCTTTAATACTCTTAGCCTTCTTGAGCTTTCT includes:
- the porD gene encoding pyruvate synthase subunit PorD translates to MAESPFKADIERVQKEYSEKMTPGAVVYIPGSSVVNKTGGWRVFMPQFDKDKCIRCFLCYTLCPEPAIYLDEESYPVFDYDYCKGCGICANECPTKAIEMVRESK
- the porA gene encoding pyruvate synthase subunit PorA encodes the protein MPMRKVMKGNEAAAWAAKLAKPKVVAAFPITPSTLVPEKISEFVADGEMDAEFIKVESEHSAISACVGASAAGVRAFTATASQGLALMHEILFIAAGMRLPIVMAIGNRSLSAPINIWNDWQDTISERDTGWMQFYAENNQEALDLILIAFKVAEDERVLLPAMVGFDAFILTHTVEPVEIPDQEVVDEFLGEYVPKHAYLDPARPITQGALGFPAHYMEARYTVWQAMENARKVIKEVFDEFEKKFGRKYHMIEEYRTEDAEVILLTMGSLAGTLKEFIDKKREEGVKIGAAKMTVYRPFPIEEIRALAKKTKVLAILEKNISFGIGGAVYTDVSRALVNEKEKPIILDFIIGLGGRDVTFEQLEEVVEISKKALEGEKVEEVNWIGLRKEIL